From a single Armatimonadota bacterium genomic region:
- the selD gene encoding selenide, water dikinase SelD has protein sequence MPVAESKIRLTLLTHGGGUACKVSPADLAQVLRRLPPITDPNVLVGLNTADDAAVYKVSDDLAIAATVDYFTPVVDDPYDFGQIAVANALSDCYAMGVQPSIALNIVGFPVRTLPLFVLDQILAGGSDKAKEAGVTIVGGHTIDDPEPKYGMAVIGFTTPEAPVTNAGARRGDALVLTKPLGIGIITTGIKADETTPQAAHQAIDIMKTLNRNASLVMTEIGVNACTDVTGFGLLGHLWEMTLASKVGAEIFLSRIPVLAEAWRLVEEGVIPGGAYSNREYVAANVTFTPEIKEDAQLVLSDPQTSGGLLMAVAPEKVDNLVAKLKSAGVFTAAVIGSITSDIPGRIKVFP, from the coding sequence ATTCCCGTGGCTGAAAGCAAAATACGATTGACCTTGCTAACCCACGGCGGTGGGTGAGCGTGCAAGGTCAGCCCAGCCGACCTGGCGCAGGTTCTGCGCCGTCTACCGCCAATCACAGATCCAAATGTCCTTGTTGGTTTGAATACTGCAGACGATGCGGCGGTCTACAAAGTCAGCGATGACCTAGCTATAGCCGCTACGGTGGATTATTTCACGCCGGTGGTTGATGACCCCTACGACTTCGGGCAGATCGCCGTCGCAAATGCACTCAGTGACTGCTATGCAATGGGTGTCCAACCCTCAATTGCGCTTAATATCGTCGGCTTTCCAGTAAGGACCCTCCCGCTATTTGTTCTTGATCAAATTCTAGCTGGCGGAAGTGACAAAGCAAAGGAAGCAGGGGTAACCATCGTAGGCGGCCATACAATTGACGACCCTGAACCAAAGTATGGCATGGCAGTCATCGGGTTCACCACACCGGAAGCACCTGTCACGAATGCCGGGGCGCGGAGAGGTGATGCCCTTGTTCTAACCAAACCACTTGGAATTGGAATAATTACCACTGGCATCAAAGCTGACGAAACTACACCTCAAGCCGCACACCAGGCTATTGACATTATGAAAACCCTCAACCGGAATGCTTCCTTAGTAATGACTGAAATTGGAGTCAACGCATGCACTGACGTAACAGGCTTTGGATTGTTAGGCCACCTCTGGGAAATGACTTTAGCAAGTAAAGTTGGGGCCGAAATATTTCTTTCTAGAATTCCTGTACTAGCTGAAGCATGGCGGCTGGTGGAGGAAGGAGTCATACCGGGCGGCGCTTATTCAAATCGCGAATATGTGGCGGCAAATGTTACGTTCACACCCGAGATAAAGGAAGACGCACAGCTTGTACTGAGCGACCCGCAAACCTCAGGCGGCCTTCTCATGGCAGTTGCGCCGGAGAAGGTCGATAATCTCGTCGCGAAACTCAAATCGGCAGGCGTTTTTACCGCGGCTGTCATAGGTTCGATAACCTCGGACATCCCAGGACGAATCAAAGTCTTTCCGTAA
- the ahbD gene encoding heme b synthase has protein sequence MKYSHRSVFTPRLVFWELTTACNLNCIHCRAVPAEKRSSDELSTAEARVLIDQIASFAKPVIVLSGGEPLVRADVFEIASYAKSKELPVALATNGTLITPEVAQAIKESGIRRVSVSIDGSNAASHDRFRQAYGSFDAALRGIEYLKRDGIPFQINTTVTKQNVDQIPAILELAASRGAAALHIFLLVPTGCGKEIADDEMIEPAEYERVLNWLYDRSKDSKINLKATCAPHYFRIIHQRARAEGAKITSETHGFEAMTKGCLAGSGVCFVSSKGEVYPCGYLPISAGNIRQTHFKDIWDNAEVFHRLRDEDSLHGKCGYCEFRRICMGCRARAYALTGDYLAPEPYCIYEPRKR, from the coding sequence ATGAAATATTCACATCGCAGTGTGTTCACACCAAGACTCGTGTTTTGGGAGCTTACCACAGCATGCAATCTTAATTGCATCCACTGTCGAGCCGTTCCCGCTGAGAAGCGGTCGTCAGACGAGCTTTCGACAGCGGAAGCAAGGGTTCTAATTGACCAAATCGCATCTTTCGCCAAGCCAGTTATCGTGCTTAGCGGCGGCGAACCACTTGTGCGTGCTGACGTCTTCGAAATCGCATCCTATGCTAAGTCAAAAGAACTGCCAGTCGCACTGGCAACCAATGGCACGCTAATCACACCAGAAGTCGCTCAAGCAATCAAAGAATCAGGGATTCGGCGTGTAAGTGTGAGCATCGACGGCTCCAATGCCGCCTCCCACGACAGATTTCGACAAGCTTACGGCTCATTTGACGCCGCTTTGCGGGGAATCGAATATCTGAAAAGGGATGGCATACCCTTTCAAATCAACACGACAGTTACGAAGCAAAACGTAGACCAAATCCCAGCAATCCTCGAACTCGCGGCCAGCCGAGGGGCAGCGGCACTGCATATCTTCCTTCTTGTCCCAACGGGCTGTGGAAAAGAAATAGCCGACGATGAGATGATCGAACCAGCGGAATATGAGCGCGTGCTTAACTGGCTATATGATCGGTCGAAAGATTCTAAGATCAATTTGAAGGCTACCTGCGCTCCCCATTACTTTCGAATTATTCACCAACGCGCCCGAGCAGAGGGCGCCAAGATCACCTCGGAAACACATGGCTTTGAGGCAATGACAAAAGGATGTCTTGCTGGCTCTGGAGTCTGCTTTGTTTCGAGCAAAGGCGAAGTGTATCCCTGCGGTTATCTGCCAATCTCGGCCGGGAACATACGCCAGACCCACTTCAAGGACATATGGGATAATGCCGAAGTTTTCCATCGCCTTCGTGATGAAGACAGTCTCCACGGAAAATGCGGTTATTGTGAATTTCGGCGAATATGCATGGGATGCCGCGCCCGTGCCTACGCTCTTACCGGCGACTACCTTGCCCCAGAACCATATTGCATATACGAACCCAGGAAAAGGTGA
- a CDS encoding MFS transporter, whose protein sequence is MGRIEYKWLAMLAVSIGTFMATVDSSIVNVSLPIIMASLRTNLPTIQWVIAIYLLVITGLLLTLGRLADLAGRKLVLVWGYAVFTIGSLLCGLSRSPFLLIASRGIQAVGAAMIMANGPAVITDAFPPGERGKALGMFAMVVASGLTIGPVLGGFIVEAAGWPWIFFVNLPLGVFGMIFVQRMLKCEQPRLEQNFDIFGAALLLVSLVSLTMALSQGPQKGWNSHEIVALLITCVVFGALFILHERRTPHSILTLTLFRQRLFAAACASAFINFSSTFSVAFLMPFYLSQVLGYEPRRMGLTLTATPITVALVAPLSGNLSDRIGSRVLGSIGLGLASIGLVFIGCLGASPSHIRVVVALVVVGLGTAIFQSPNNNALMSSVPRGMLGVAGGMLATMRNLGMVTGVAISQAVYSSRLMYYQTRLDDIAARVNAFRDVFLVAAIICTIGVITSAVKGQERMNSDACRIT, encoded by the coding sequence GTGGGAAGAATTGAGTACAAGTGGCTTGCAATGCTTGCGGTGTCCATTGGCACTTTTATGGCGACTGTGGATTCGAGCATTGTAAATGTCTCGCTTCCCATTATTATGGCCTCTTTGAGGACTAACCTGCCTACGATTCAATGGGTTATTGCAATATACCTGTTGGTAATCACCGGCTTACTTTTGACGCTGGGTCGCCTTGCTGATTTAGCAGGCCGCAAACTAGTTTTAGTCTGGGGATACGCAGTTTTCACAATTGGTTCACTCCTCTGTGGATTGTCTAGAAGTCCATTCCTACTCATTGCGTCCAGGGGTATTCAGGCAGTTGGTGCAGCAATGATCATGGCAAATGGTCCTGCCGTTATCACCGATGCCTTTCCACCTGGTGAACGGGGAAAGGCATTGGGGATGTTTGCTATGGTGGTTGCTAGCGGGCTCACGATTGGGCCGGTGTTGGGAGGGTTCATAGTTGAAGCCGCCGGATGGCCCTGGATTTTCTTTGTTAACTTGCCCCTTGGCGTCTTTGGCATGATATTTGTTCAAAGAATGCTCAAATGCGAACAGCCGCGGTTGGAACAAAATTTTGACATTTTTGGCGCCGCTCTTCTTCTCGTAAGCCTAGTGTCCCTGACGATGGCGCTCAGCCAGGGTCCTCAAAAAGGGTGGAATTCACATGAGATTGTTGCTTTATTGATTACATGCGTTGTCTTCGGAGCTTTGTTTATATTGCACGAGAGGAGGACGCCTCATTCAATACTCACTCTTACACTTTTTCGACAGCGACTATTTGCCGCAGCATGTGCAAGCGCTTTCATTAATTTTTCCTCGACATTCTCCGTTGCTTTTCTTATGCCATTCTATCTGTCACAAGTGCTTGGGTATGAACCTCGGCGCATGGGGTTGACATTAACCGCTACACCGATTACGGTGGCTTTGGTTGCTCCTCTGAGTGGGAATCTATCTGACCGAATAGGCTCGAGAGTTTTAGGATCGATTGGGCTTGGGTTAGCTAGCATTGGCTTGGTGTTTATCGGCTGCCTTGGGGCTTCGCCTTCACACATTCGCGTAGTTGTTGCGTTGGTGGTTGTGGGGCTAGGTACTGCTATCTTTCAATCGCCAAATAACAATGCACTGATGAGTTCGGTTCCACGGGGAATGCTTGGTGTTGCCGGTGGAATGCTTGCGACTATGCGCAATCTGGGAATGGTAACGGGCGTGGCAATTTCGCAAGCGGTATATTCAAGCAGGCTGATGTATTACCAAACAAGGCTAGATGATATTGCCGCACGGGTTAACGCATTCAGGGATGTATTCTTAGTGGCAGCTATTATATGCACCATTGGGGTGATAACTTCGGCGGTGAAGGGTCAGGAGAGGATGAATAGTGATGCATGCAGAATAACCTAG
- a CDS encoding sulfatase gives MSQISRRTFLSKISWGAVGASAMSIVGSNIVFARERKPNFIFILMDDMGWADLGCYGNTFHETPNIDRLASQGMKFTNAYSACPVCSPTRASILTGKYPARIGLTDWIPGHNFPWAKLKPPAFHQELPLEEITIAETLKRAGYATANIGKWHLGKEGYYPERHGFDLNFGGTNKGSPPSYFYPYNIPTIPFGKEGEYLTDRLTDEAKKFIEKNKDKPFFLYMPHFAVHTPLQAKKEYVGKYEAKPKPNDGQYNPVYAAMIQSADESVGRIIAKLDELGIADNTVVIFNSDNGGYVKATSNAPLRAGKGTLYEGGIRDPLIVRWPGKVKEGSICNEVVTSTDYYRTICEIAGVKPPENQPIDGVSIVSLLKQTGSINRKAVYWHYPHYHPGGTSPAGAIRYGDWKLIEYFEDGRIELYNLKDDIGETTDLAAKMPEKAAELRTMLADWRKSVGATMPIPNPDYDPAKANQRG, from the coding sequence ATGAGCCAAATAAGCAGAAGAACATTCTTATCCAAAATAAGCTGGGGAGCGGTAGGAGCAAGTGCGATGAGTATAGTGGGTTCAAATATTGTTTTTGCTCGCGAGAGAAAGCCGAATTTTATCTTTATTCTTATGGACGATATGGGATGGGCAGATTTGGGGTGCTACGGGAACACGTTCCATGAGACGCCGAACATAGATAGGCTAGCCAGCCAAGGGATGAAGTTTACGAACGCTTATTCGGCGTGTCCTGTCTGCTCGCCGACACGTGCAAGCATTCTCACGGGGAAATATCCTGCCAGGATTGGTTTAACTGATTGGATACCGGGTCATAATTTCCCATGGGCAAAATTGAAGCCGCCAGCATTCCACCAGGAGCTGCCACTTGAAGAAATCACAATCGCCGAGACACTAAAAAGAGCTGGTTATGCAACTGCAAACATAGGCAAATGGCATCTCGGCAAGGAGGGATACTACCCTGAGAGACATGGCTTTGACTTAAACTTTGGGGGTACGAATAAAGGCAGTCCACCGAGCTATTTCTATCCATATAATATTCCAACAATACCTTTTGGCAAAGAGGGTGAATACCTTACCGACCGACTTACTGATGAGGCAAAAAAGTTTATTGAAAAGAACAAGGATAAGCCTTTCTTTCTTTATATGCCGCACTTCGCAGTGCACACACCTCTCCAGGCGAAGAAGGAATATGTAGGCAAATACGAGGCAAAGCCGAAACCAAATGATGGCCAATATAACCCTGTTTATGCCGCAATGATCCAGAGCGCTGACGAAAGCGTGGGTAGAATCATAGCCAAACTTGACGAATTGGGCATTGCTGACAACACAGTTGTCATCTTCAATTCGGATAATGGTGGCTACGTCAAAGCTACATCCAATGCTCCTCTCCGTGCTGGCAAGGGTACTCTCTATGAGGGAGGCATTAGGGATCCGCTAATCGTCCGCTGGCCTGGCAAGGTCAAAGAAGGAAGTATATGCAATGAGGTTGTGACGAGTACCGATTACTACCGCACGATTTGCGAAATAGCAGGGGTCAAGCCGCCGGAAAATCAGCCAATTGATGGTGTGAGCATTGTCTCGCTATTAAAGCAAACAGGTAGCATCAATCGAAAGGCTGTATACTGGCACTATCCACACTATCATCCAGGCGGAACCAGCCCAGCAGGTGCAATTCGATATGGCGATTGGAAGCTAATCGAGTATTTCGAAGATGGACGCATCGAACTTTACAATTTAAAGGATGATATAGGCGAGACTACCGACCTTGCTGCCAAAATGCCCGAGAAAGCTGCGGAGTTGAGAACAATGCTTGCGGATTGGCGGAAGTCCGTAGGTGCGACAATGCCAATTCCAAACCCAGATTATGATCCCGCAAAGGCTAACCAGCGTGGATAG
- a CDS encoding Gfo/Idh/MocA family oxidoreductase — MKTDKHVSRREFLKQSAVVGGIALLGGNLSALGANSKSTSPNERINVGVIGCGGMGNAHINALLALKGSGYPVEIIAVCDVYQPRLNAAASRTGGMAYQDYRKLLERKDIDAVTIATPDHWHSRMAVDAADAGKDVYCEKPMTHWRDLQEAKDVVDAIARNKRVMQVGTQYMSSSTWEEVNERIRAGAIGKLIHAQASDMRNGYIGVYDPNANDGQADPSKNLDWKMWLGPAKKRPWEPGRFFAFRSFWDYSGGIGTDFFPHSLTPLIRAMGLGFPKRVIGTGGQYQHKDGREIPDIFTITAEYPEGPSVLLVASLATNAGLPWVIRGYEGTINLDINGAVIEPQKAVVGEKRSREEIKAARNFSLEEHFRDFLECIRSRQKPRSHEILGYQVMTVLHMGVRSYKEGKVTEFDQRTEQVRPV; from the coding sequence GTGAAAACAGATAAGCATGTAAGCAGGCGGGAGTTTTTAAAGCAGTCGGCAGTTGTAGGTGGGATTGCACTCCTAGGTGGCAACCTATCTGCTCTTGGAGCCAATAGTAAGTCAACTTCGCCGAATGAGCGCATAAATGTTGGCGTAATTGGTTGTGGCGGCATGGGAAATGCTCACATAAATGCGCTTCTTGCCTTGAAAGGTTCTGGCTATCCGGTCGAAATAATTGCCGTATGTGATGTATACCAGCCCAGATTGAATGCTGCTGCAAGCCGAACAGGTGGCATGGCATATCAGGATTATCGCAAACTTCTCGAGCGCAAGGATATTGATGCAGTCACCATTGCTACCCCCGACCACTGGCACTCGCGCATGGCCGTGGACGCTGCGGATGCAGGAAAAGATGTCTACTGCGAAAAGCCAATGACTCACTGGCGGGATCTCCAAGAGGCTAAGGATGTTGTTGACGCAATCGCTAGAAATAAGCGCGTGATGCAGGTTGGCACGCAATATATGTCGTCAAGCACATGGGAAGAGGTAAACGAGCGTATTAGAGCTGGTGCAATCGGCAAGCTAATTCATGCCCAGGCAAGCGATATGCGTAATGGCTATATAGGAGTTTACGACCCAAATGCTAATGATGGTCAGGCTGATCCTTCAAAGAACCTAGATTGGAAAATGTGGCTTGGTCCAGCAAAAAAACGGCCGTGGGAGCCTGGTAGGTTCTTTGCATTCCGTTCGTTTTGGGATTACTCGGGCGGTATTGGCACCGACTTCTTCCCTCATTCATTAACGCCGCTTATTCGAGCGATGGGTCTTGGATTCCCGAAACGTGTTATCGGCACGGGAGGCCAATATCAGCACAAAGATGGGCGCGAGATACCGGATATATTCACAATCACTGCTGAGTATCCTGAAGGCCCGTCGGTGCTTCTGGTAGCTTCGCTTGCGACGAATGCCGGCTTGCCTTGGGTAATACGAGGCTATGAGGGCACAATCAACCTCGACATAAACGGTGCAGTCATCGAGCCACAGAAGGCGGTTGTAGGCGAGAAAAGATCCAGGGAGGAGATCAAAGCTGCGCGGAACTTCTCGCTAGAGGAACATTTCCGTGACTTCCTGGAGTGTATTCGCAGCCGCCAGAAGCCCAGGAGCCATGAAATTCTTGGCTATCAGGTTATGACCGTTCTCCATATGGGCGTTCGCTCTTACAAGGAAGGCAAAGTGACGGAGTTTGACCAAAGGACTGAGCAAGTAAGGCCAGTTTAG
- a CDS encoding beta galactosidase jelly roll domain-containing protein, whose translation MGMVILSLVFALCTLTHLGCAANSEKKLIEYGWDCPTTAFFKQNVKKMEKLPFDGVVIQVAHPEGGWSLGWRVFSKVKFRPSEYAHAIKDLANIKSSKLTDNFIQVIAMPGDVDWFDPEWSAVAYNAACLAKVAKLGGCKGIMFDPEMYGEHQIWSYKAQPAEAKAVHTYGDYVAMVKERGKEFIRAINKEFPDITILALFGPALPYEQSVACGGIENADYSLLAAFYDGICEAATPGTILIDGYEQSYGFIGQKPFEQGRRTILEGAKTISTAPKAFTKHVRVGFGIWADYSSGKLGWHPEDFTKNYFSPSALRASTHFALKFSDGYVWIYSERLRWWDFNVPSEYIEALALAKTGPGAGNWQSCQLSAGVPHAAEQPGYSDEQTFAEFRKTLEEVYDLPKDGWRFSRDESNFGEKQGWAQPTFDDSEWRTISIGKFWEEQGESYDGFSWYRLKFIAPKIETGKQVFLVFGAVDESAWVWLNGNFVGKHDLGGIGWLIPFKLDITKALKPGGNVLAVKVLDTAGAGGIWKSVKLMTK comes from the coding sequence ATGGGAATGGTTATTCTATCTCTTGTGTTCGCTTTATGTACGCTAACCCATCTTGGGTGTGCCGCTAATTCTGAGAAAAAGCTCATTGAGTATGGTTGGGATTGTCCGACTACGGCTTTCTTTAAGCAGAACGTCAAGAAAATGGAAAAGCTGCCTTTCGATGGCGTGGTAATCCAAGTTGCTCACCCAGAAGGCGGGTGGAGCCTCGGTTGGCGGGTATTCTCTAAAGTAAAGTTTAGGCCATCTGAGTATGCTCACGCAATAAAAGATCTTGCGAATATAAAATCTTCTAAGTTGACGGATAATTTCATTCAGGTTATCGCCATGCCCGGTGACGTTGATTGGTTTGATCCCGAATGGTCAGCAGTGGCTTATAATGCTGCCTGTCTTGCGAAAGTAGCCAAGCTCGGTGGATGCAAAGGGATAATGTTCGATCCCGAGATGTATGGTGAGCATCAGATTTGGAGCTACAAGGCACAGCCTGCCGAGGCAAAAGCGGTGCATACTTATGGTGATTACGTGGCAATGGTTAAGGAGCGGGGTAAGGAGTTCATCCGTGCAATTAATAAGGAGTTCCCAGATATTACAATCCTAGCTCTGTTTGGTCCAGCGCTACCATACGAGCAATCTGTTGCATGTGGTGGCATCGAAAATGCGGATTACTCACTCCTTGCTGCTTTCTATGATGGAATCTGCGAGGCGGCAACTCCGGGCACAATTCTTATAGATGGCTATGAGCAGTCGTACGGCTTCATTGGGCAAAAACCTTTTGAACAAGGGCGACGCACAATTCTTGAGGGCGCTAAAACGATTTCAACTGCACCAAAGGCCTTCACAAAGCATGTTAGGGTGGGATTCGGCATCTGGGCTGATTATTCGAGCGGAAAACTTGGGTGGCATCCTGAGGATTTTACCAAAAATTACTTTTCGCCTTCAGCGCTCAGGGCATCTACCCATTTTGCTCTAAAATTCAGCGACGGCTATGTGTGGATTTACTCTGAAAGGTTGCGGTGGTGGGACTTCAACGTGCCGAGCGAATATATCGAGGCCCTTGCTCTTGCGAAAACCGGTCCCGGAGCTGGCAACTGGCAGTCTTGTCAGCTTTCAGCAGGTGTGCCGCATGCCGCAGAACAGCCTGGCTACTCAGATGAACAGACTTTCGCTGAGTTTCGAAAGACTCTAGAGGAGGTTTATGACCTCCCGAAGGATGGATGGCGGTTCAGTCGGGACGAATCTAATTTTGGTGAAAAACAGGGATGGGCTCAGCCGACTTTTGATGATTCGGAATGGCGGACGATTAGTATTGGAAAGTTTTGGGAAGAGCAGGGCGAGAGCTATGACGGTTTTTCGTGGTATCGTTTGAAGTTTATCGCGCCGAAAATTGAGACAGGGAAGCAGGTCTTTCTCGTTTTTGGGGCGGTAGATGAGTCAGCCTGGGTATGGTTGAATGGCAATTTTGTTGGCAAACACGATCTTGGCGGAATTGGCTGGCTTATTCCTTTTAAGCTAGATATTACAAAAGCTTTAAAACCCGGCGGAAACGTCCTTGCAGTGAAGGTGCTGGACACCGCCGGTGCAGGGGGAATTTGGAAGTCCGTCAAGCTGATGACAAAATAA
- a CDS encoding cold-shock protein has translation MATGKVKWFSETKGYGFIAMDDGNDIFVHYTGIVGTGRRNLFEGQEVQFDIVQGPKGPQAANVEPA, from the coding sequence ATGGCTACCGGCAAGGTCAAATGGTTTAGCGAAACCAAAGGCTATGGATTTATAGCCATGGACGATGGGAACGACATCTTCGTCCATTACACCGGAATCGTCGGAACCGGTAGAAGGAATCTCTTCGAGGGACAGGAAGTCCAGTTCGACATCGTCCAAGGGCCGAAGGGACCCCAGGCGGCGAACGTCGAACCGGCCTGA